TGTCGTCGGGGGTGGCCGGCTCGTTGCGGGCCCCGCGCTCACCCATCGCGTAGGCGCGGATGGCGCCGTGGGCGACCTGGCTGCCGACATCCACCGCGAACTTGTGCTTGCCGATCGCGTCGAGGTACTCGGGGTAGGTCTCCCAGCCCCACGTGATGCCCTCGGTGAGCGCCGTGCCGGGGATGTCCTCGACGCCCTCCATCAGCTCGATCAGCCACTGCTCGGTGCCGGGTCGAACCGGGGCAAAGCCGACGCCACAGTTGCCGGTCACGATCGTCGTGACGCCATGACCACTCGACGGTTCGAGCAGACTGTCCCAGCTCACCTGGCCGTCGTAGTGGGTGTGGATGTCGACGAAGCCGGGGGCTACGACGCGGCCGGTGGCATCGATGGACTCGGCGGCCTCCCCGGCCATCGCGGGGTCACCGGCCCCGCGGCGGACGACGTCGACGATCTTGCCGTCCTTGATGCCGACGTCGGCGAGATAGCGCTCGGCGCCCGTGCCGTCGACGACGGTGCCACCGGTGATCTTCAGGTCGTACATGGGACCTCTTCCTCGTTGACCAGTTCCTCGTTGACCAGGTCCACCGGGCGCTTGCCGACACGAGAAGGACGGCGAATCGGTGCCGGACGACTATTACGCTACGCAAAGTAGCGTAACTGCAGACGATATTCCCGGCGCTTGGCCGAGTCAATGGCTTCAGTGACTCGGCCCAATCGGCAACGCCGGCGCGACGTTCCGCCCGTCAGGCGTCCCGGCCTCGGCGGACCAGGCCTGTCCAGATGAGGGTGACGTGGGTTCCGTGCGGGGTGCGGTCGATGGTCAGTTCGTCGGCCAGCGCCTCCATCAACGGAATGCCCCGGCCCCGGAACTCTTGCTGGCTGCCCGCCGGTTGCGGAACCTTGGTACGCCAGCGGCCGTGATCGTCGACGGCCACGGCGAGCGTGTCGGAACTGGCGTCGTAGGCCGCCTTGACGTCCAGCGTCCCGCGCTGGACGGCGTCGACGTAGGCGAACTCCGCGGCATTGGCGATGGCTTCGTTCACCGCCAGCAGTACGTCGTTGAACCGTTCGGGACCGAGTGAGAAACGGCTGGCGAGCCAGTTGGCGAACCCGGCTCGGGCCTGAGCGGCGCTCTGCGCATCGGCGGAAATGCGCGTTCGCACGAAGCGTGATCGGTCGTCGGCGTCAGGCACATTGTGCGGCTGACTATCGGAACGTCCCATCGGACCCAGCTGCGTACCCACCACTCTCGACGCTCACCGATCGGCGAGATCGCCCATCGCTTCGTCGAGCGTGCTGTAGAGGGCGAGCACGCTGTCGATACCCATGAGTTTGATGGGTCTGCTGGTGGCGGCCCCGTGCGCCACCACCGCGAACCGGGTGGGCGGCACGACCTCGGCCTGCGCGGTGACCAGCACCGTCATCCCGGCCGAGGCGAGGAAGTCGACCTTCGACAGGTCGACGATCAATGCCGCCGGGCGGGCCGCCAGCGCGGTCTGGATCGCCTCGGACAGCTGCGGCGCGCTGAGCATGTCCACTTCACCCGAAACGGTGAGCACCACCGCTTCGTCTATTTGTTGTTTCCCCACCTGGAAAGGCGTCGGGCCAACCGAATCCCCGAATTGCTCGACCATGCTGTTCTCACATTCGTCCCCCGTGGGACACCGCTCGCTATCAGAAGCTACCCCGCTGATCAGGGGCTGTTGATTCAACCCCCGCGGAATCCACTTTCCTGTGGAACGAAACGCCCCTGATTCCGCTCAGTGCTGCGCAGCCGCACGCGTGCAACCGATTGTAGGGCACGTGGGTCGACACGCTGGCGACGCTGCGCTGGTGCGCCTGACGACGCATTCGGAACCGTCGGGGCAAAGCCGCTCCGGGTCCGCGTCTCGGGTCGCGGATTTCACACTCGGTATGTGTCGTCGAACGAAATGGCGCTTCGCGACGTGATCGGAGCGTGTGCGGTGTGACCGCAGAGTTGCGCATCGCGTCAGCCTATGAGTCATTGATCCCAGCGGGAAGGTGCCCGCAGGACCGCGGAGAGGACGGCCGGCATGGAGCCGAGTGATCAGCCCGACGAGCACGAAGCCGAACCGA
This genomic window from Mycobacterium saskatchewanense contains:
- a CDS encoding ATP-binding protein, which gives rise to MGRSDSQPHNVPDADDRSRFVRTRISADAQSAAQARAGFANWLASRFSLGPERFNDVLLAVNEAIANAAEFAYVDAVQRGTLDVKAAYDASSDTLAVAVDDHGRWRTKVPQPAGSQQEFRGRGIPLMEALADELTIDRTPHGTHVTLIWTGLVRRGRDA
- a CDS encoding STAS domain-containing protein, with translation MVEQFGDSVGPTPFQVGKQQIDEAVVLTVSGEVDMLSAPQLSEAIQTALAARPAALIVDLSKVDFLASAGMTVLVTAQAEVVPPTRFAVVAHGAATSRPIKLMGIDSVLALYSTLDEAMGDLADR